A single Aminobacterium mobile DSM 12262 DNA region contains:
- a CDS encoding NADH-ubiquinone oxidoreductase-F iron-sulfur binding region domain-containing protein, which yields MKFLQPADLESYCQLLQQQKKEKCTMPCVRICFGTGCLANGSQKVYEAFKKEALERGLCLQVDISVNSTGCHGFCEHGPLVSVEPGNIFYQKVRPEDVPEIVEETILKGNVVKHLLYRDPNTKKFAISDKDVPFYAHQTRIALRHSGAINPEKIDDYIAVGGYKGLAKALSITPLHIVQTIIDSGLRGRGGGGFLTGRKWQAARNAEDPFRYVVANGDEGDPGAFMDRSLMEGDPYCIIEGMTIGAFAIGAQKGFIYVRNEYPLAVKHLGMAIRDAREAGLLGENILGSGFSFDVELYRGGGAFVCGESTALMASIEGRVGVPRVKYIRSTEKGLWDHPTVLNNVETWANVPAIIDKGASWFRQYGTEASPGTKIFSLVGKIKNSGLVEVPMGTPLRSIIFNIGGGILKNRSLKAVQTGGPSGGCIPESLLDLPVDFDRLAGVGSMMGSGGMIVMDDHTCMVDVARYFIDFLVTESCGKCAPCREGLVEMQTILHRLTEGRGEKGDTSRLKTIAQFLPDTALCGLGKTASNPVLSTLRYFPEEYEEHENQHFCRAGVCSRMYTPSIIRSKCIGCGACQANCVASAITGKDRDIRVIHADKCITCGTCLDMCRFNAIHISPVHEECAATTKGRDKS from the coding sequence ATGAAATTCCTTCAACCTGCTGATCTTGAGAGCTACTGCCAATTGCTGCAACAACAAAAAAAAGAAAAGTGCACAATGCCATGTGTACGTATATGTTTTGGAACCGGCTGTCTGGCCAACGGGAGTCAAAAAGTATATGAAGCCTTCAAAAAAGAGGCTTTGGAGAGGGGATTATGTCTCCAGGTGGATATTTCTGTTAACTCCACTGGTTGCCACGGATTCTGCGAGCACGGCCCCCTCGTCTCTGTGGAGCCTGGAAATATTTTTTACCAGAAAGTTCGCCCGGAAGACGTTCCGGAAATCGTGGAAGAAACAATTCTGAAAGGGAATGTTGTTAAGCATCTGCTCTACCGAGATCCTAATACCAAGAAATTCGCTATTTCTGATAAAGATGTTCCTTTCTATGCTCATCAAACTCGTATCGCCCTTCGTCATTCAGGAGCAATCAACCCCGAAAAAATTGACGATTATATTGCCGTCGGGGGCTATAAAGGCCTCGCCAAAGCGCTGTCCATAACTCCACTGCATATTGTGCAAACTATCATAGATTCCGGACTGAGGGGGCGTGGCGGAGGGGGATTTCTCACAGGAAGAAAATGGCAAGCCGCCCGAAACGCAGAAGATCCCTTTCGTTATGTTGTAGCCAATGGAGATGAAGGGGATCCGGGAGCTTTTATGGACCGAAGCCTTATGGAAGGAGACCCATACTGCATTATAGAAGGTATGACTATTGGCGCCTTTGCCATTGGAGCACAGAAAGGGTTTATATATGTGCGAAACGAGTACCCTCTCGCTGTAAAGCACTTGGGAATGGCCATACGCGACGCAAGAGAAGCAGGATTGCTGGGTGAAAATATTCTGGGATCGGGCTTCTCTTTCGACGTAGAACTCTACCGGGGAGGGGGAGCTTTTGTATGTGGAGAATCTACAGCCCTCATGGCCTCTATCGAAGGACGTGTAGGTGTTCCCCGAGTTAAATACATCCGATCCACTGAAAAAGGGCTTTGGGATCACCCCACCGTGCTGAATAATGTGGAGACATGGGCAAATGTCCCAGCCATTATAGATAAAGGCGCATCCTGGTTCCGCCAATATGGAACGGAGGCAAGTCCTGGAACCAAAATTTTTTCCCTCGTTGGAAAAATAAAAAATAGCGGGCTTGTAGAGGTCCCCATGGGAACCCCCCTCCGCTCCATTATTTTCAATATAGGCGGAGGCATTCTCAAAAATCGCTCCCTCAAAGCCGTCCAGACAGGCGGCCCTTCTGGAGGGTGCATTCCAGAATCCCTATTGGACCTCCCTGTAGACTTCGATCGCCTTGCAGGGGTGGGGTCTATGATGGGATCTGGCGGAATGATCGTTATGGACGATCACACATGTATGGTAGATGTAGCCAGATACTTTATTGATTTTTTAGTTACAGAGTCTTGCGGGAAATGTGCCCCTTGCCGAGAGGGGCTTGTGGAAATGCAAACCATCCTCCATCGCCTCACAGAAGGACGAGGAGAAAAGGGAGATACGTCGCGTCTCAAAACCATTGCCCAGTTTCTGCCTGACACGGCCTTGTGCGGACTGGGAAAGACTGCATCCAACCCAGTTTTATCTACCCTTCGGTACTTTCCCGAAGAATATGAAGAGCATGAAAATCAACACTTTTGCCGGGCTGGTGTCTGTAGCAGAATGTATACCCCTTCAATCATACGAAGCAAATGTATTGGATGTGGGGCCTGCCAGGCAAATTGCGTAGCTTCAGCTATTACGGGTAAAGATCGGGACATTCGAGTTATCCATGCTGATAAATGCATTACGTGCGGCACTTGTCTGGACATGTGCCGGTTTAATGCCATACACATATCCCCCGTACACGAAGAGTGTGCAGCCACAACAAAAGGGAGGGATAAATCATGA
- a CDS encoding complex I 24 kDa subunit family protein translates to MTDLNVVLPSDDTNRGERDTDVILSSYPREPRFLLPILQDIQKAFRYLPISAMKKTAAYLNIPESRVYSMGTFYKAFSLTPRGEKTIRICGGTACHLRGGAFILREVEKRLNISVGETTPDRRFTLETVNCLGACALAPVIMVNEKVYGQMTPALVATMLEEMDHEIPSTC, encoded by the coding sequence TTGACAGATCTAAATGTAGTGTTGCCTTCTGACGACACCAACCGGGGCGAGAGAGACACTGATGTCATACTCTCTTCCTATCCCAGAGAACCTCGTTTTCTGCTGCCTATTCTGCAAGACATACAAAAAGCTTTTCGTTATCTGCCTATCTCTGCCATGAAAAAAACAGCAGCGTATCTCAATATTCCAGAAAGCCGTGTTTATAGTATGGGGACTTTCTACAAAGCCTTCAGCTTGACTCCCCGAGGGGAAAAGACTATCCGAATTTGTGGCGGAACAGCCTGTCACTTGCGAGGGGGAGCTTTCATTCTCCGCGAAGTGGAAAAAAGATTGAATATTTCAGTAGGAGAGACAACGCCAGACAGACGCTTTACATTAGAGACAGTAAACTGCCTTGGCGCTTGTGCTTTGGCGCCTGTCATTATGGTCAATGAAAAAGTCTACGGGCAAATGACGCCTGCCTTAGTCGCAACCATGCTGGAGGAGATGGACCATGAAATTCCTTCAACCTGCTGA
- the miaB gene encoding tRNA (N6-isopentenyl adenosine(37)-C2)-methylthiotransferase MiaB, with the protein MYGFTLKVYGCQMNVYDGDKLRTALIQQGWVEVPEEKADLVIFNGCSIRAKAEHKVWSELGRYGEQWDSQQKPYVAVTGCIAQRLGSAMMARFPWVRLVGGPRHIGELPDGVARVMKGERVVLLDEDPRAFVDLNVPPIERVNPWKAYVTIAHGCDNFCTYCIVPYVRGRFVSRPPQAILEEVRGLVSDGVKEVTLLGQNVNSYGQDFKNGYTFSSLLRDVAAIETLPLIRFVTSHPKDFTKDIVDVMAENPAKICPSINLPIQSGSDRVLQLMNRKYSLAQYRETVSLIRSALPEVGLTSDLIVGFPGETEEDFQASIAALKEFRYDLVHTAAYSPREGTVAADMEDQIPQEVKMERLNMVNDLQSSIAADINRGCVGKEYVLLIDDKAPKGAGLVQGRTPSDKVVIIEGPQNLIGHFAKVVITGAENWCLYGEVLDVVD; encoded by the coding sequence GTGTACGGTTTTACTTTAAAAGTTTACGGCTGTCAAATGAATGTTTACGACGGCGATAAGTTGCGAACGGCCTTAATTCAGCAGGGATGGGTGGAAGTTCCTGAAGAAAAGGCTGATCTGGTGATTTTTAATGGTTGTAGCATACGGGCTAAAGCGGAGCATAAGGTTTGGAGCGAACTGGGGCGATATGGCGAGCAGTGGGACTCTCAACAGAAACCTTATGTAGCTGTAACTGGATGTATTGCCCAGCGTCTAGGTTCCGCTATGATGGCGCGTTTCCCATGGGTGCGTCTTGTGGGGGGGCCTCGTCATATAGGGGAGTTGCCTGATGGTGTGGCCCGGGTTATGAAGGGAGAAAGAGTTGTTCTTCTCGACGAGGATCCACGGGCTTTTGTGGATTTGAACGTCCCGCCGATAGAACGGGTTAATCCCTGGAAGGCCTATGTAACCATAGCTCATGGCTGTGATAATTTTTGTACGTACTGCATAGTTCCCTACGTGAGAGGCCGTTTTGTTTCCAGACCTCCTCAGGCTATACTGGAAGAAGTTCGTGGACTTGTCTCAGATGGCGTCAAGGAAGTGACTCTTTTGGGACAGAATGTAAACAGCTATGGTCAGGATTTTAAGAACGGATACACCTTCTCGTCTCTTCTGCGAGATGTGGCGGCCATAGAAACCTTGCCCCTCATTCGCTTTGTCACATCCCATCCAAAGGATTTCACAAAAGACATTGTGGATGTTATGGCGGAAAATCCTGCAAAAATATGTCCGTCGATTAATTTACCTATCCAGTCGGGGAGCGACCGTGTTTTGCAGCTTATGAACAGAAAGTATTCTCTTGCCCAATATCGTGAAACGGTCTCTCTTATTCGTTCAGCCCTTCCAGAAGTAGGCTTGACGAGCGATTTGATTGTGGGGTTCCCAGGGGAGACGGAAGAGGATTTTCAAGCGTCTATCGCTGCTCTGAAGGAATTCCGTTACGATCTCGTTCATACGGCGGCCTATTCTCCACGGGAGGGGACTGTTGCCGCTGATATGGAAGACCAGATTCCACAAGAGGTAAAAATGGAGCGGTTGAATATGGTAAACGATCTTCAATCTTCTATAGCCGCAGACATTAACCGTGGCTGTGTGGGGAAAGAATATGTGCTTCTCATAGACGATAAAGCTCCGAAAGGGGCGGGGTTAGTGCAAGGTCGAACTCCTTCCGATAAAGTGGTTATCATCGAAGGGCCCCAAAACCTTATAGGTCACTTTGCTAAGGTGGTTATTACCGGGGCAGAAAATTGGTGTCTTTACGGAGAGGTGCTGGACGTCGTTGACTAG
- a CDS encoding helix-hairpin-helix domain-containing protein has translation MTRDQGKALLFFAGGILCLLLAGLLIVTFSGRWQAGAPTVVAGPLPLSVEKKDVRNLTDREDLEGVHSAVPGEEWVVYITGCVQKPGVYHVAPGSRFYHVVDLAGGFSSAADPEKVNLATRLEDGMHIHIPSQSEKTEEEQTPAASLGELAPSNQKKIDINRASEQELTVLPGVGPSTAASIIAYREASGLFTCVEDLLRVRGIGPVKFEKIRPLVTVSP, from the coding sequence TTGACTAGAGATCAAGGGAAGGCTCTACTTTTTTTTGCGGGAGGAATACTCTGTCTCCTCCTTGCAGGCTTGTTAATCGTTACTTTTTCAGGACGTTGGCAGGCCGGTGCTCCCACAGTAGTTGCGGGGCCACTTCCCCTTTCAGTAGAGAAAAAAGATGTACGGAATCTTACAGATCGAGAGGATCTCGAAGGAGTGCATTCCGCTGTTCCGGGGGAAGAGTGGGTTGTTTATATCACGGGCTGCGTTCAGAAACCTGGAGTTTATCACGTAGCGCCAGGCTCTCGTTTTTACCATGTGGTAGACCTGGCAGGTGGCTTTTCATCGGCGGCAGATCCTGAAAAAGTTAATTTGGCAACTCGCCTTGAAGATGGAATGCATATCCATATTCCCTCTCAAAGTGAAAAAACGGAGGAAGAGCAGACACCTGCGGCTTCTTTGGGGGAATTAGCTCCTTCTAATCAGAAGAAAATCGATATTAATCGGGCCTCAGAACAGGAATTAACAGTGTTGCCTGGAGTAGGCCCCAGCACTGCAGCATCCATAATTGCCTATCGAGAGGCAAGTGGACTTTTTACATGTGTAGAGGATTTATTACGAGTTCGAGGTATAGGGCCGGTGAAGTTCGAGAAAATTCGTCCCCTTGTAACGGTTTCTCCATGA
- a CDS encoding ComEC/Rec2 family competence protein, with protein sequence MTVLGRAPVLCPFAGVCVALIAQDLGVSLPLLPLLSVLSAGALILCWTVDRSPGYWAFFGGIMAITALASLVICRRVPISTTFLPQEYGKWKGYIVSERSWGGRRAALVKTPKGIFLAKVSPRKELVAGQKVEMEGRILSLPHSDKGSFREDLYWRARGAVGEIMPARLTVVGRCSWFHVARWRNLISKRILLTLPPRTRAYLLAAWTGMKDPELKSFHERWGTSHLLAVSGFHVAIFAGGISLLLRRSKGHVWGTSLFLWLYVFLTGAAASAVRAALMMQIALLGHVRGRPVRPLNSVSLAGLLLLLWRPWWFWDLGWRLSVLAAYIIAAALERNLTRGWLLSVGPLIWGTTLPLVATIFGSVPLAGLLINPIAGPVFGFLYPFASLMALPALAGIPGGRWVAYGAEGLFILWEYVADFLATLVPWRATWNPLWDILAFGMLPMITGRALSLSWKRTMSVALSWQLFSILLWR encoded by the coding sequence ATGACAGTTCTTGGGAGAGCTCCAGTTCTTTGCCCCTTTGCTGGAGTTTGTGTGGCTCTTATTGCACAGGATCTTGGTGTATCTCTGCCCCTTCTCCCCCTTTTGTCCGTGCTTTCTGCGGGAGCTCTTATTCTTTGTTGGACTGTTGACAGGTCTCCGGGATATTGGGCTTTTTTTGGTGGGATTATGGCTATTACGGCTCTAGCCTCCCTTGTTATTTGCCGACGAGTACCAATTTCCACTACGTTCTTACCGCAGGAATATGGCAAATGGAAGGGGTATATAGTCTCAGAACGTTCCTGGGGAGGACGGAGAGCGGCGCTTGTGAAAACTCCGAAAGGGATCTTTTTAGCAAAGGTCTCCCCTCGAAAAGAACTTGTCGCTGGCCAGAAAGTGGAGATGGAGGGACGAATTCTTTCCTTGCCCCATTCAGATAAGGGCTCTTTTAGGGAAGATCTCTATTGGCGGGCTCGGGGAGCTGTGGGAGAGATAATGCCTGCTCGTCTTACCGTTGTTGGGCGGTGTTCTTGGTTTCATGTGGCTCGGTGGCGAAATCTTATTTCGAAGCGTATCCTGTTGACATTGCCACCCCGTACGCGAGCGTATCTTTTGGCAGCATGGACAGGCATGAAAGATCCAGAACTAAAATCTTTCCATGAGCGGTGGGGAACGAGCCATCTGCTGGCTGTTTCCGGATTCCATGTAGCTATTTTTGCCGGGGGGATCTCTCTCCTTCTTCGTCGCAGTAAGGGACACGTTTGGGGGACGTCTCTATTTTTGTGGCTTTATGTTTTTTTAACAGGAGCTGCCGCAAGTGCTGTGAGGGCAGCATTAATGATGCAGATAGCTCTTTTAGGTCACGTTCGTGGCCGTCCGGTACGCCCTTTAAATTCAGTATCCCTGGCAGGCCTCCTATTACTGCTCTGGCGGCCGTGGTGGTTTTGGGATCTGGGGTGGCGGTTATCTGTGCTTGCAGCCTATATTATTGCTGCGGCTCTGGAACGTAATCTTACTCGTGGTTGGCTGCTTTCTGTAGGGCCTTTGATTTGGGGGACCACTCTCCCTTTGGTAGCCACGATCTTTGGATCAGTTCCGTTAGCTGGCCTTTTGATCAACCCTATAGCCGGACCTGTATTTGGTTTTCTTTATCCTTTCGCGTCCCTTATGGCTTTACCAGCCCTTGCGGGTATTCCGGGAGGAAGATGGGTGGCATATGGAGCTGAGGGGCTTTTTATCCTCTGGGAATATGTTGCTGATTTTCTGGCAACCCTTGTCCCGTGGAGAGCGACCTGGAATCCGTTATGGGACATATTGGCCTTTGGGATGCTTCCCATGATCACAGGTCGGGCTCTTTCCCTTTCATGGAAGAGAACGATGTCAGTCGCTTTATCATGGCAACTTTTTTCCATACTGTTATGGAGATAA